In Candidatus Tanganyikabacteria bacterium, the following proteins share a genomic window:
- a CDS encoding SDR family oxidoreductase, giving the protein MPEAVALVAGASGEIGRAIALALAREGADVALHYHGGRTAAEALAGEIAATGRRALAVRADLAAAALPEGFIAGIEERLGPITRVAYAAGIAREDLAAFASLDDWDEVMRVNLRGAVMLAQAVLPGMLKARRGSLVFVGSEAGMHGSPGLSAYAASKAGLAAFVKSLAVEIGPRGVRANLVSPGPVESAMLGDLPADKREALRARTPLGRLATPEDVAEAVTYLLSDRARFVTGAVLPVNGGLGLF; this is encoded by the coding sequence ATGCCGGAAGCAGTAGCCCTGGTGGCCGGGGCGAGCGGCGAGATCGGCCGGGCGATCGCCCTGGCCCTGGCCCGGGAGGGCGCGGACGTGGCCCTGCACTACCACGGCGGCCGGACCGCCGCCGAGGCGCTTGCCGGCGAGATTGCCGCCACGGGCCGGAGAGCCCTCGCGGTGCGGGCCGACCTGGCCGCGGCGGCTCTGCCCGAGGGCTTCATCGCCGGGATCGAGGAGCGACTCGGACCGATCACCCGGGTGGCCTATGCCGCCGGCATTGCCCGCGAGGACCTGGCGGCCTTCGCGAGCCTGGACGACTGGGACGAAGTCATGCGGGTCAACCTGCGCGGCGCCGTCATGCTCGCGCAGGCCGTCCTGCCCGGCATGCTCAAGGCGCGCCGCGGCTCCCTGGTCTTCGTGGGCTCCGAGGCCGGCATGCACGGCAGCCCGGGCCTGTCCGCCTATGCGGCGTCGAAGGCCGGCCTTGCCGCGTTCGTCAAGTCGCTCGCCGTGGAAATAGGCCCCCGCGGGGTGCGCGCCAACCTGGTCTCGCCCGGTCCGGTGGAGTCGGCAATGCTTGGCGACCTGCCCGCCGACAAGCGCGAGGCCCTGCGCGCCCGCACGCCCCTGGGCCGCCTGGCGACGCCCGAGGACGTGGCCGAAGCCGTGACGTACCTCCTCTCGGACCGGGCCCGCTTCGTCACCGGCGCGGTCTTGCCGGTCAATGGCGGCCTCGGGCTATTCTGA